Proteins encoded by one window of Candidatus Scalindua japonica:
- a CDS encoding glycosyltransferase family 2 protein, which translates to MKNFKSISIGDNGLMDYKILYDSNNKINPIVSIVTTVYDRISCLKDCIKSVKNLSFTDYEHIVVADSPPEELAKKIKNLIKQEDVGSMKFVNLTKRYNNWGIAPATIGLQLARGKYICFLSDDNGYNPDHLDDLVEILEKNPDIGFAYSSCKYAGRKILNSPIPKLLNIDLGQPLFRKDLFNIYLRNTIPFNNLCWDWYMIEAFIKRGVRWQHVDKESFIFKLDKYPQINGRFKIKLIILTTLWKRHHIFKSFINRSKELKKNNNFDIEIVAVGSEGDITKEICETNCIHYLEFKNNPLGKKWNYGLNACKKMKPDYVMILGSDDLISNNLLEAYLPYCQKGYDFLGVMDAYFFDTVSNQCIYWSGYTNHRVEESIGAGRLLSHKLLDKSNWKIWDDNLNNCLDRSMMTLINKNIQKKEIISLKKIGAYIVDIKSKFNMGKLTDFKGKSLSYISVLSKFVKPYELENIKSLSMNLSAIYTIYNGVELLNGSIDQIYDHVNSIIIIWQKISNYGKLNQEIVSFIKQYEGKDKFHLYEYKPDLRITAKRNEIKKHSVGLDIARTKGSNYFLIMATDEYYDSQQFARAKDYILENNFDATTCKMYTYYKKPTYRLEPIERYEVPFICKLRPDTKITSKFPVYVDSARGVGPINTCHSFAASQLMMHHFSHVRKDISDKLNNAASKVNWKNKIHEYIRYFNEFDINKNNTVPFYKGHRLVEVENKFNIETDYISKKNMVVNENSEFENRKKTTASQNQNHTSIINDIKSNQTVKINNLILNGKNIIQVTNSQNNSTPGIKKLINLNPHTNYTLNVSGFKKCKSGGYVKLWIGDIKGKNIVWDSSYQLNEKYETIKLDFNSNDYKKLYIGILFCKCKKGDQFYIHSMTLIKKNSTIDRHINKLIKIVLISVNDFAGSGYRIAEAIRKTSGDKYDIKFIKIVPHKFNYKYDICVLKKNGQIDKKLWLQAQQIINEADILHFKGDDPITHNYGFHGVNFKIPMNKPKILTVGGSAFRRHLHPSMKGLSIAKYSLERMKKYTDLRIAFTPDLNYPEFDSIFVPQAINSKILKNIWKPREIPIIGHSPSSRRKKGTDSVFLPALKKLKKKGYKFNVKIIEGVSHRECLSQKRDCTIFWDQCNVGFYGNSAIEAAQYGIPTMSYISEIAIRQAGGKLNDIAIINFEPTVDGCSNAIEKMLNSDLHLISKNTKEWVDSYHSYEIIGKIYEKIYSNLLIDNRFKKSITNCLEQVV; encoded by the coding sequence ATGAAAAATTTTAAAAGCATCAGTATAGGAGATAACGGATTGATGGATTATAAGATTTTATATGATTCTAATAATAAGATTAATCCAATTGTAAGTATTGTTACAACTGTTTACGACAGGATTAGTTGTCTAAAAGACTGTATAAAATCAGTGAAAAACTTATCGTTTACAGATTATGAACATATTGTTGTTGCAGACTCACCACCTGAAGAGTTGGCAAAAAAAATTAAAAACCTTATTAAACAAGAAGATGTTGGCAGCATGAAATTTGTAAATTTAACGAAGCGATATAATAATTGGGGAATTGCGCCAGCGACAATAGGACTTCAACTTGCACGTGGAAAATACATATGCTTTTTATCAGATGATAATGGTTACAATCCAGACCATTTAGACGACTTAGTTGAAATATTAGAGAAAAATCCAGATATTGGTTTTGCTTATAGTTCTTGTAAATATGCGGGACGTAAGATATTAAATTCACCGATACCAAAGCTATTAAATATAGACTTAGGACAGCCGTTGTTCCGTAAAGACCTGTTCAATATTTATTTAAGGAATACTATCCCCTTTAACAACCTTTGTTGGGATTGGTATATGATCGAAGCTTTTATTAAGAGGGGAGTCCGATGGCAACATGTAGACAAAGAAAGCTTTATTTTCAAATTAGACAAATACCCTCAAATAAATGGCAGATTTAAGATTAAGCTTATAATCTTAACGACTCTATGGAAACGTCATCACATTTTCAAATCTTTTATTAACAGGTCGAAAGAATTGAAGAAAAATAATAATTTTGATATTGAAATTGTAGCAGTAGGTTCCGAAGGTGATATTACTAAAGAAATATGTGAGACAAACTGTATTCATTATTTAGAGTTTAAAAATAATCCTCTCGGTAAAAAGTGGAATTATGGTCTCAACGCTTGTAAAAAGATGAAACCTGATTATGTAATGATTCTCGGGTCTGATGATTTAATCAGTAATAATTTATTGGAAGCTTATTTACCTTATTGTCAAAAAGGATATGATTTTTTAGGTGTTATGGATGCATACTTTTTTGATACAGTTAGTAATCAATGTATATATTGGAGTGGATATACTAATCATAGAGTTGAAGAGAGTATTGGAGCAGGGAGATTACTGTCTCATAAATTACTTGATAAATCCAATTGGAAGATATGGGATGACAATTTGAATAATTGTTTAGATAGATCAATGATGACACTCATAAATAAAAACATACAGAAAAAAGAAATAATATCGTTAAAAAAGATTGGCGCATATATTGTTGATATTAAAAGCAAGTTTAATATGGGGAAATTAACTGATTTTAAGGGAAAAAGTTTGAGTTATATATCAGTGTTAAGCAAATTTGTTAAACCTTATGAGTTAGAAAATATAAAGTCATTATCAATGAATTTAAGTGCGATATATACTATATATAATGGAGTAGAGTTATTAAATGGTTCAATTGATCAGATATATGATCATGTTAACAGTATTATTATCATTTGGCAAAAAATAAGTAATTATGGAAAATTAAATCAAGAAATAGTCAGCTTTATAAAGCAATATGAAGGGAAAGACAAGTTTCATCTTTATGAGTATAAGCCTGATTTGAGGATAACGGCAAAAAGGAATGAAATAAAAAAACATTCCGTTGGACTGGATATTGCCAGAACAAAAGGAAGCAATTATTTTTTAATTATGGCCACTGATGAGTATTATGATTCCCAGCAATTTGCAAGAGCTAAAGATTATATATTAGAAAATAACTTTGATGCAACCACCTGTAAGATGTATACATATTACAAGAAACCTACCTATAGATTAGAGCCAATTGAAAGATACGAAGTACCATTTATATGCAAATTAAGACCTGATACAAAGATAACATCAAAGTTTCCAGTATATGTGGATTCAGCTAGGGGTGTGGGACCAATAAATACTTGTCACTCGTTTGCTGCAAGCCAATTAATGATGCATCATTTTAGTCATGTAAGGAAAGATATTAGCGATAAGTTGAATAATGCTGCTTCTAAGGTTAACTGGAAAAATAAGATACATGAATACATTAGGTATTTTAATGAATTTGATATAAATAAGAACAATACTGTTCCATTTTACAAAGGACACAGATTAGTCGAAGTAGAGAATAAATTTAATATTGAAACAGATTACATCTCTAAGAAGAATATGGTGGTTAATGAAAATTCGGAATTTGAAAACAGAAAAAAGACAACAGCGTCTCAAAACCAAAATCATACTTCCATTATTAATGATATTAAAAGTAATCAAACGGTGAAGATTAATAATTTAATTCTAAATGGTAAAAACATTATACAAGTAACTAACTCACAAAATAATAGTACTCCTGGAATTAAAAAATTAATAAATTTAAATCCTCACACTAATTATACATTAAATGTTTCAGGATTTAAAAAATGTAAAAGTGGTGGATATGTAAAATTATGGATTGGAGATATTAAAGGAAAAAATATTGTTTGGGATTCGAGTTATCAATTAAACGAAAAATATGAAACAATAAAACTAGATTTTAATTCTAATGATTATAAGAAATTATATATTGGTATTCTTTTTTGCAAGTGTAAAAAGGGAGATCAATTCTATATACATTCGATGACACTTATAAAAAAAAATTCAACAATAGATAGACATATAAACAAATTAATAAAAATTGTTTTGATTTCAGTTAATGATTTTGCTGGTTCTGGCTATCGTATTGCAGAAGCAATTAGGAAAACAAGTGGTGATAAATATGATATAAAATTCATTAAAATTGTACCTCATAAATTTAATTATAAATATGATATATGTGTTTTAAAAAAGAATGGGCAAATTGATAAAAAATTATGGTTACAGGCACAACAAATAATTAATGAAGCAGATATACTCCATTTTAAAGGAGACGATCCAATTACACATAATTATGGATTTCACGGAGTAAATTTCAAAATTCCAATGAATAAACCAAAAATATTAACTGTTGGTGGAAGCGCATTCAGGAGGCACCTTCATCCTTCCATGAAAGGACTTTCGATAGCCAAATATTCATTGGAACGTATGAAGAAATATACTGATTTACGTATTGCATTTACTCCTGACCTAAACTACCCCGAGTTTGATAGCATTTTCGTTCCTCAAGCAATTAATTCAAAAATTTTAAAGAATATTTGGAAACCCCGTGAAATACCAATAATTGGCCATTCGCCATCTTCAAGAAGAAAAAAAGGCACTGATTCAGTTTTTTTACCAGCTTTAAAGAAATTGAAGAAAAAGGGATACAAGTTTAATGTTAAAATTATAGAAGGTGTTTCTCATAGAGAATGTTTAAGTCAAAAGAGAGATTGCACAATTTTTTGGGATCAGTGTAACGTTGGTTTTTATGGCAATTCTGCAATTGAAGCGGCACAATATGGAATACCAACAATGAGTTATATATCTGAAATTGCTATTAGGCAAGCAGGTGGAAAGCTTAATGATATTGCAATTATTAATTTTGAACCAACAGTTGATGGATGTTCTAACGCGATAGAAAAAATGCTTAACTCCGATTTACATTTAATTTCAAAAAATACAAAGGAATGGGTTGATAGTTATCATAGTTATGAGATTATTGGTAAAATTTACGAAAAAATATATTCTAACCTATTAATAGATAATAGATTTAAAAAGTCAATTACTAATTGTCTAGAGCAAGTAGTATGA
- a CDS encoding CgeB family protein: MRTLSSYHNIHSGGTIIVCGCGASLNELKNPEHFITIGVNDVGRLFTPTYLVVINHQHQFANGRFKYVQESKANAIFTQFELGLNHPNVVRFRLGVYGGTEFSDPNVLHYTRNSPYVALCLAVHMGAKRIGLIGVDFTNNHFFAKTGRHNLTNNFSRIDAEYRVINGAITKKNIEVVNLSKQSRLTAFIWGSIDSLQNINDGLAGGNGKIINKKPRIFFVNYKFLSCGDVFRNGLNHASEELGIEFTEAYWDDNKLPDKVMQFNPDLLFVIHGRSFVKKWHNQFRKLKKAVWLLDEPYEVDDTSKWSSFFDTVFVNDPSTIDIHQNAYYLPVSYDPQVYYENGHLKKYDVGFIGGYNKTRERYLLNLCEAGLLSYVVGGPWKSSKLRQLCLSKNISAHETANLYRQTKIVINVFREVHHFNTQKIPAFSMNPRIYESLACGSLVVSEYRTEIKKFFPEMRVFNNSSQLLDIVTYFLNNEKDYETLQKNCYQRLKGHKYIDRLKKIISIVLHNKSKSFQCKQRNEQKEKIKDDVLLSNRQEGILDNWEIYGNVVKMNGKDSIILRKTKVDRPGTERGLVSKNCYSQVELNFEVNINSGSCFIAKIHQIDKFNQMTNSYHLMCNEKRDYFGRHNCIFKEISINRNSWQKFRIVFNDRCISLYNNDVLLFSFHDEKIKKGYAFLGIKGGLTFLRNVFIAELENEKF, from the coding sequence ATGAGAACACTTTCCTCATACCATAACATTCACAGTGGCGGAACAATTATTGTCTGTGGATGTGGTGCGTCACTTAACGAACTAAAAAACCCGGAGCATTTTATTACTATTGGTGTAAATGATGTTGGGAGATTGTTCACGCCTACTTATTTAGTTGTAATAAACCATCAGCACCAATTTGCAAATGGACGTTTTAAATACGTTCAAGAAAGCAAAGCAAACGCAATATTTACACAGTTTGAACTAGGCCTAAACCACCCCAATGTGGTGCGTTTTAGGTTAGGTGTCTACGGTGGTACTGAATTTTCTGATCCAAATGTATTGCATTACACTAGAAACTCTCCTTATGTGGCCCTTTGTCTTGCCGTTCACATGGGAGCAAAACGCATTGGTCTGATCGGAGTTGATTTCACAAATAATCATTTTTTTGCCAAAACTGGACGACATAACCTTACCAACAATTTTTCTAGAATTGATGCTGAATATCGCGTCATCAATGGAGCAATTACAAAAAAAAACATTGAGGTTGTTAATTTAAGCAAACAAAGCCGTTTGACCGCATTTATATGGGGTAGTATTGACTCCCTGCAAAATATTAATGATGGTCTTGCTGGAGGAAATGGAAAAATAATAAATAAGAAACCCAGGATATTCTTTGTTAACTATAAATTCCTGTCTTGTGGAGATGTGTTCAGGAATGGATTAAATCACGCGTCAGAAGAATTGGGTATCGAGTTTACCGAGGCTTATTGGGACGACAATAAATTACCTGATAAAGTCATGCAATTTAATCCGGACTTGCTCTTTGTTATTCATGGTCGTAGTTTTGTGAAAAAATGGCACAATCAATTCCGCAAATTAAAAAAAGCGGTTTGGCTGCTCGATGAGCCGTACGAGGTCGATGACACATCGAAATGGTCAAGTTTTTTTGATACTGTTTTCGTAAATGATCCAAGCACTATCGACATACATCAAAATGCGTATTACCTTCCAGTGAGCTACGATCCACAGGTTTATTATGAAAACGGACATCTGAAGAAGTACGATGTTGGTTTTATTGGGGGATATAATAAAACCCGGGAGCGATATCTGTTAAATCTATGTGAAGCCGGACTTCTTTCGTATGTAGTAGGTGGACCCTGGAAATCTTCGAAACTTCGTCAGTTATGTCTTTCAAAAAACATTTCAGCTCATGAAACGGCAAACCTTTATAGACAGACTAAGATAGTCATTAACGTTTTCAGAGAGGTACACCATTTCAATACCCAGAAAATTCCTGCTTTTTCTATGAACCCAAGGATATATGAATCTCTGGCCTGTGGTTCATTGGTGGTATCAGAGTATCGAACTGAAATTAAAAAGTTTTTTCCAGAGATGCGGGTTTTTAACAATAGTTCACAATTGCTAGATATTGTTACATACTTTTTGAATAACGAAAAAGACTACGAAACTCTTCAAAAAAATTGTTACCAAAGACTTAAGGGTCATAAATATATAGATCGTTTAAAAAAAATCATATCAATTGTGCTACACAATAAATCAAAGAGTTTCCAATGTAAACAACGTAATGAACAAAAGGAAAAGATCAAAGATGATGTACTTTTAAGTAATAGACAAGAGGGAATTCTTGATAATTGGGAGATATATGGAAATGTAGTTAAGATGAATGGTAAAGATAGTATTATTCTAAGAAAAACAAAAGTTGATAGACCTGGAACTGAGAGAGGGCTCGTAAGCAAAAATTGTTATTCTCAAGTAGAGTTAAATTTTGAAGTAAATATTAATAGCGGATCCTGTTTTATTGCAAAGATCCACCAAATAGATAAATTTAATCAAATGACAAATTCTTATCATTTGATGTGCAATGAAAAACGTGATTATTTTGGCAGGCACAATTGCATCTTTAAAGAAATTTCAATTAATCGGAATTCCTGGCAAAAGTTCAGGATAGTATTCAATGATAGATGTATTTCTCTTTACAATAATGATGTTTTGCTTTTTTCATTTCATGATGAAAAAATTAAGAAAGGATATGCCTTCCTCGGAATTAAAGGTGGTTTAACTTTCTTAAGAAATGTATTTATTGCTGAATTAGAAAATGAAAAATTTTAA